The region TCATGCTACCAGGAAGCAGACTATAGTAACCAAATAGGAACACTTAAACGGTGGTCTTACCTACTGAAAAGCTttcagtggctggaatatatcccacccaGTCATCACTGGGCATTCTACGGCCCAACGAGAAACtctagccaccagctagctcgTAAACTAAAAGGCAACCGGAGGCTACATGGAGCTGACGCTGCAAAGAGGCGCCGGGCTAGTCCGcttcatcgtttttttttcttcaaacatgtctaatgtattttttttaaaatctctgaattcactttacagagtCTTTAAGGTTGATTCTGACTACCAACACAAATTAAcataaatatatgaatgtactatatatatatatatatatatatatatatatatatatatatagataaaaattcttcattcattcattttccataccgcttatcctcactgggtcgcgggcgtgctggggcttatcccagctatctttgggcgagaggcggtgtacactctgaattggtcgccagccaatcacagggcacatataaacacacccattcatactcacattcacacctacgggcaatttagagtcttcaatcaacttaccatgcatgtttttgggatgtggaaggaaaccggagtacccggagaaaacccacgcaggcacagggagaacatgcaaactccacccaggcggggcctgggatttgaacctcagaactgtgaggcagatgtgctaaccagtcgtccaccatgccgcccataacacccatgacaaaaataatatagaAATATCGTGCCCACTGTTTGGGATCTAGGTCAATCAGGCAATTGATGTATAAAGTGGGCTCAAAGGTCATAttgtgatgatgatgtcacttaGTGGCATTTTATAGGTAATCCTGGAATTTAGGTAATTTGAGAACACATCTTCTTAAGCCTCGTTTGTACTGTATGCACTGTCTGTTTTTGGTCATAGAATAGAAACTGCACTTCTTTCTGCGCAGTAAAGAATTGCTGTTTTTCTGGTCATTTTCATGATAGTCATTATGCTTATAGTATCTTGAGTTTTACATTAGCATTTGCttggtaaaataaatgtgtgtcggtcatcaatatttaaaattatcTTATTGTACTGAGCACCCAGATGCATTGCTATGTCACAATGCTTTGGACTACCATTGCACAAGTAGAAACTCACAGTCAGAGAAGAGTCACACATAATAGTTTATTCTGCCTAATTTCTTTTTGACACTTATCTTCTCGCTTGTGGCTTTGCATATTAAGCCGATTTTTGGCCCTGTCAACTTTGCCTGCCACAGTTGTGCTGAATATTGTCATGAGAAAGAGAGGGCAAGGTCTGCACTTCCTCAAGAGGAGCACACATGCCTTGCATTGATCAAGACTACGAATGACACttactgtacattatatatCGCTtcatgtatactgtacatgtattacATACATAATATACAATGTATAGACACGTACATAAATTTCAGTGGACCAGTGTCCCgctgtttttcatatttgtaaTTGGGATTTcctcttgtatttttttctcagacAAACATAAGAAGTTGGGGACATTAGCTCTTGGTTTGAAGGTCTTTATTGAAATGCAAGACGATACAGCTGCAGGGGATACAACACAGACAAAGGAGTTCGGAAGAGGAAATGATAGTGCCTAGACCtgtttctttgttattttaaagCTTCATTCCGGTCAATTAACTTACGTCAGATAGTTTTCTCCACacgattcaaattcaaattaacACACAAAGTAACACCTCATTAAGTAGACTGCTTACGTATGTTGGTGACCTTCTTTTACTTGCTGTTCCAGGCTGGGAATCCTGTTGAATACTGTTTTGTACAAATGAAGGACAGATGGAATGGCTCAAGAGAATGTTATGCTCATAATCTGGCAGCAGATTTAATAAAATTCTGTAACATAACATAGAGTGCCTGTTCTGGAACCCTGGGGTGATGTTGGTACAGTTAGATAAGTCCAACAAAATCACATGATGTTGGAGTCACTGTGGAGATCTTGCACTGATGCAGTGATGGTCTCCAAGTGTGActttattttcaatgggagtcaGAACTCTGAgatagaaaaagaaataaagtgggtgggtgagggtggggggtatgtgtttgttgtgtgtctGCTGCTTGGAGTACAAGCACAAATGGGCACAGTaatgttaatacatttttactaaTGCATGAGtactgcctccatgagtgaaaatgcttttattgtgtcCACGGGCGCTCTTTCTGCACTCTGTGCTCTGCTTCCGTAAGTAGAAGTGGCTTGCCTCGTTCAACCCCTTAGCTCCAGTtccggttgtcatggtaacaaaagccgtaCTCTGCATTGATTGGCTGTtgccttggggtattttgacgaaagcatgtcacagacatggcagacaaaatatgtctcctttaagtccCTCCAGTGCCATCATTCATCTGTGGGCTTTTTTATGGCTATTTATTTCATGTGctgcttctttcttctttcagaCTTTGGTGTGGTGTGAGTGAGGCTTTGTAACCATGACGACCCACGTGACCCTTGAGGATGCCCTGTCCAATGTGGACTTACTGGAGGAGCTGCCCCTCCCAGACCAGCAGCCATGCATTGAACCCCCTCCCTCCTCCATTATGTATCAGGTACAAACCCACCCACACTGTCACCTGTCCAACTAGTGTCACTATATTTTACTCTGCTCACCAATCTCTTGCTTATTCTGCAGGCCAATTTTGACACCAACTTTGAAGACAGGAATGCGTTTGTGACAGGGATCGCTCGTTATATTGAGCAAGCTACAGTCCACTCCAGCATGGTGAGGCGTGGTTTCTATTTTCAAATGATTCAATACCACTGGCCTTCCATCATAAATAGTATTTACATTTAGTTGGTTCTTCCTCCATCTGATAATTATGATGATAATTAAAGATGATGTGCACCCTCTGCAAATTGATATTCAATTAGATATCATCATCAAACGCGCATTGTCACACACTGGTGATTCATCTAGGCAAAGTTCCACTCAACCTTCTCCTCCATGAATGATGTTGTGAGCTTATTGGTGTGACTTGACTTACAAATGGAGGAAGCTGTGGTTTTTTCAACCCTATTTCTTGAGGAAGTACAAGCCAGTCTATTTGAGGATACTAGAGCCACAGGGATGGAGAAATATGTCTCACCTATTTCTGAATGGAGGAAATGTTTCCCTGCTGAAATATTAATAAAGTGCCCATTCATTATGGAACATGTTACTCTTCAGCGAGGAACGAATGTGCTATCCCATGAACACCTTGTAGCTTAAATGTGAACCTGCACACAGCAAAATGCTAAGcaataaattgtcaaaatggTCTATACAACTGACCTTGTTATTGAAtgtaatggcaaaaaaaatatatatataaatcctcAAATGTTCTTCCAATTTGAAAACATAATGCAGTTGTTTTATCTAATATGTTCCATACTGTTATTTAAATTGTATACTGTATCTGGTACTTTGTTGATCTAGTGAGGCTACAAAGTAAGCATACTTGATACTGTAATCAATATATATTGaagtttacatatttattttatcagtATTATGATAGTGGAGTTTATACTGACTGCCACTTTTAGCACACTCTTCACTTTGTTGAATTAAAGCATCATTACTTTTTCCTTTTGTGCAGAATGAAATGCTGGAGGAAGGACATGAGTACGCTGTGATGCTTTACACTTGGAGAAGTTGCTCTAGAGCTATTCCGCAGGTAACATTCAgacatacaaataaatgttgattGGTGGACTTGGGCTCTACTTTGTATTCACAGTACTGTAAAATAAAGTCTGGTGTCTGTTTTATTGTCATGTTCAACCCACAAGTTCCTCTTTCCATGGGTGGGAAAGCAAACGTAGAGAGACCTCAAGAAACCaaagaaaacatcaaaacaaagaaatagaATATATAAGGCATATTTAGATTTGATTGAACCAATGCAAAcatcagcatccatccatccattttctgagccgtttctcctgcAAACATCAGCATTCTTTCATTTATTCCTAGTCCTGAATGGACCCCTAATTTACATTAGAAGAGGAGGAATATTGGCAAGACATGTAATGGTGCCCTCATGTGTTTGTTAGGTGAAATGCAATGAGCAACCCAACAGAGTTGAGATCTATGAGAAAACAGTGGAGGTGTTGGAGCCTGAAGTCACCAAGCTCATGAAGTTTATGTACTTCCAAGTaagatatattttaaagtgATAATTTGAGCAGGTTTAAGGGCATAAAATCCATAAGgtctttgtatatttttaagtgtatttattgcttttcatacaaacaaataattatgtattatgagttttaatttcttttttgtcaataGCGGAAAGCTATAGAACGTTTCTGCAGTGAAGTGAAGCGTCTCTGTCATGCTGAGAGAAGGAAAGATTTTGTTTCGGAGGCCTATTTGCTCACTTTGGGCAAATTTATCAACATGTTTGCTGTATTGGACGAACTGAAAAACATGAAGTGTAGTGTAAAAAACGATCATTCTGCTTACAAAAGGTACTGTGCCGTGCATAAATGCAAACATTCTCATTACTCCATTTAATCTTTCTCATTACTGCATTTGCTTATCCAAAAGGAACAAATAGTTAATGTGTCGGGCTGTCTTTGTCTCCAGGGCTGCTCAATTCCTGAGGAAGATGGCTGACCCTCAGTCCATCCAGGAGTCTCAGAATCTTTCAATGTTCTTAGCCAACCACAACAGGATCACTCAGGTTTGATTATTGTCACCTGTTAATTTGTCTGGTTCATCTACCATTTGATTATCGCCTCCAAATTGTTTAACTTGTACTGTACGTGTGAAAAacctacattattattattattgttattattattattattataagaaaTAGCTTCACCTCTAACTCTAAGTGACCATTTACAAACTTTGACTCCTCTGTGTTTTTGTAGTGCCTGCACCAACAGCTGGAAGTGATTCCAGGTTATGAGGAACTTTTGGCAGATATTGTCAACATTTGTGTAGATTATTATGAGAACAAGATGTATTTGACTCCAAGTGAAAAACACATGCTTCTCAAGGTacacacatttaacattttcttaCCCACTGTATTCATGTGCTTTAAGCATGTCCTTTTCTACATTAAAACAACATGTATGTCAATGTGTCAGGTGATGGGGTTTGGTCTGTACCTGATGGATGGGAATGTGAGTAACATCTACAAACTAGATGCCAAAAAGAGGATCAACCTTAGCAAGATTGACAAGTTTTTCAAAGTAAGGCTTTGACTTTTTCAATATATCCTTTTCCAAAAATCAAGTAAATCAGAGGACTTTCTTTCCTGTGCTTTTAAGCTTCAAGTGGTGCCACTGTTTGGAGACATGCAGATAGAGTTGTCTCGCTACATTGAGACAAGTGCTCACTATGAGGAAAACAAGTCCAAGTAAGAACCCATCAATACGCGCCTGCAGATTAACAGCTTCCCATCCTTCTTGAACCACATTAACCCTCCTTCCTCTCCTCTGTGTACACAGGTGGACGTGCACCCAGAGCAGCATTTCACCACAGTACAACCTGTGTGAGCAGATGGTGCAGATCAGAGAGGACCACATTCGATTCATCTCAGAGCTGGCGCGCTATAGCAACAGCGAAGTGGTCACAGGCTCGGGCCTGGACAGCCAGAAATCAGATGAGGAATACAGAGAGCTTTTTGACCTTTCACTGAGGGGTCTGCAGTTGTTGTCCAAGTGGAGTACGCATGTCATGGAAGTTGTGAGTACTACTTTTTAAATGGGCAAGGAAACTTTGTGAGTACACTCACAGGTCACAATAGAGTAGGTACAACCTACAAAATGTGATcgaatacaagagctgtataagAAAGCTtacctttacaaagatgataatgctcaAATAAAAGATATGGACTTCTTGTAGCATATTTTGTTCCCTTATTTAATCACACAAGAGGGTGTTTTATCCCTCCCGTGTGATTAAATGgaatacatacatttcatttatGGGCATCATGTGTAGTGAGTTTGCATCACAGTTAAAAGGATTCAGAGCGGTTCAAATCTTGGTTTATAcctttctgtgtggaatttgcatgtttgtttgcttgcgtggcttttcttctGGTACTCCAGTTTACtctaacattccaaaaacatccatgttaggtGCATTTGGGCACTAAATTGAaaatgggtgtgaatgtgagtgtaaatggttgtttgtataagCAGGTACAGTATTAGCCCTGTAACTGACTAGCgtccagtccaggttgtaccctgcctgctgcccaaagtcagttgggataggctccagttaacCCATGAAAATATGTGGCCTGGATATCagtttgatgcagtgcagttctacacaactGAAAAGCATAATTTTAAGCACATTAATGAAAACATATCGATTAAAACTGAGAatttttatctttgtaaagtcGTATTCTTGATAAACGTCTTGTACTCTAGCTCATGATATTATGGAGGTTTACCTGATGTGTTGTAATTGAGTGTATGTGTATTCTGAAAGGCACCATAGAATTAATTAAACCTTTCCGGCTCTTTCAGTACTCATGGAAGCTGGTCCATCCCACAGATAAATTTTGTAATAAGGATTGTCCAGGCACAGCAGAGGAGTATGAACGAGCCACACGTTATAATTACACCAGTGAGGAGAAATTTGCTCTGGTGGAAGTGATTGCGATGATTAAAGGTCTTCAGGTACAAAAGACCTCTAAGGGTTTTCTGTGGTCTTTTTGGCATTTTGTATAGTTTACGGTACATATGGATACTCTCAGATTCTGACAAATAAAGCACCTTTAGTCTTTTGTTGATAtctgtttaaaatgttatttctaaTACAACTGTGATGCTCAGAATTGAGTACTCATTCCAATGTTTTGTGCCTATCAGGTCTTGATGGGGCGAATGGAGTCAGTGTTTAATCAGGCTATTAGAAATACTATCTACGCAGCACTGCAAGACTTTGCCCAGATGACCCTCAGGGAGCCTCTCCGCCAGGCGGTGCGCAAGAAGAAGAACgtcctcattaggtacacatagATCATGTGATCAAAAGTACAACTCAcgtatgtaatgtaatgttgtTTTGCGTGGCTCTGTCatcccattttctttttcttcagtgTTCTCCAAGCCATTCGAAAGACGGTTTGTGACTGGGAGGGCGCGAGGGAACCTCCAAATGACCCATGTCTGAGGGGAGAGAAGGACCCTAAAGGTGGTTTTGATATCAAGGTGCCCCGGAGAGCTGTTGGACCTTCGAGCACACAGGTAAGTTTCATTGAATTTATTAACATCAAAAGGGACAACATGATTACATAAATGTGCAATTAGTAAAAATACTTTGGTACGTAAATGCGTACGTAAATGCTCTCAAAGTACGTTTTATTCCAAGTACTGTACACCTATTGGCCACTACAAATTCTTCCTCTCAGGGGTAATAGTTTTGATTTTCTTTATAGTACTATAACTCTTGGACTTGTAACAATAGTATAGAGCTGCACTGTATAATCGTGTCAATAGAGTATTTGCTATAGAGTCGCTCTTATATTCAATCTCATTAAACTATCTAGTCTGTTCTGTGTGGTTTCCTTCTTCTTTGTGGTCCCTCTTTGTATTCCCCTGCAGCTGTACATGGTGCGCACTATGCTGGAGTCATTAATTGCAGACAAGAGTGGCTCTAAAAAGACTCTGCGCAGCAGTCTGGATGGACCCATTGTGGTGGCCATAGAAGACTTCCACAAACAATCCTTCTTCTTCACACACTTGCTCAATTTCAGCGGTGAGGAGAACCTCTCAGCGCAGATAGTAAATAACCTCATTGACCAAGGCAGTTGGTCCTTGTCCTTAATCAATTGATCAGTCAATCAGGGACTGTAAAGGCTTCCTAGTTCCCCCAGAATCTCAATTATTCATTTTACCAGAGCAAACACTTCTATGTTTCCAACTGTGTGATCAGTTTGAGAAAGAGTATATGgattgtgtatttatttgaaaaaaacaaaacaaaacccttTATGTCCTTTCAATGCCCAGAGGCCCTCCAGCAGTGTTGTGACCTGTCCCAGCTCTGGTTTAGAGAGTTCTTCCTTGAGCTGACCATGGGTCGCAGAATCCAGTTCCCTATTGAGATGTCAATGCCATGGATCCTCACCGACCACATTCTGGAGACCAAGGAACCCTC is a window of Phycodurus eques isolate BA_2022a chromosome 9, UOR_Pequ_1.1, whole genome shotgun sequence DNA encoding:
- the cyfip2 gene encoding cytoplasmic FMR1-interacting protein 2 isoform X1, yielding MTTHVTLEDALSNVDLLEELPLPDQQPCIEPPPSSIMYQANFDTNFEDRNAFVTGIARYIEQATVHSSMNEMLEEGHEYAVMLYTWRSCSRAIPQVKCNEQPNRVEIYEKTVEVLEPEVTKLMKFMYFQRKAIERFCSEVKRLCHAERRKDFVSEAYLLTLGKFINMFAVLDELKNMKCSVKNDHSAYKRAAQFLRKMADPQSIQESQNLSMFLANHNRITQCLHQQLEVIPGYEELLADIVNICVDYYENKMYLTPSEKHMLLKVMGFGLYLMDGNVSNIYKLDAKKRINLSKIDKFFKLQVVPLFGDMQIELSRYIETSAHYEENKSKWTCTQSSISPQYNLCEQMVQIREDHIRFISELARYSNSEVVTGSGLDSQKSDEEYRELFDLSLRGLQLLSKWSTHVMEVYSWKLVHPTDKFCNKDCPGTAEEYERATRYNYTSEEKFALVEVIAMIKGLQVLMGRMESVFNQAIRNTIYAALQDFAQMTLREPLRQAVRKKKNVLISVLQAIRKTVCDWEGAREPPNDPCLRGEKDPKGGFDIKVPRRAVGPSSTQLYMVRTMLESLIADKSGSKKTLRSSLDGPIVVAIEDFHKQSFFFTHLLNFSEALQQCCDLSQLWFREFFLELTMGRRIQFPIEMSMPWILTDHILETKEPSMMEYVLYPLDLYNDSGYYALTKFKKQFLYDEIEAEVNLCFDQFVYKLADQIFAYYKAMAGSVLLDKRFRAECKNYGVIIPYPPSNRYETLLKQRHVQLLGRSIDLNRLITQRISAAMYKSLDHAISRFESEDLTSIVELEWLLEINRLTHRLLSKHMTLDSFDAMFREANHNVSAPYGRITLHVFWELNFDFLPNYCYNGSTNRFVRTAIPFTQEPQRDKPANVQPYYLYGSKPLNIAYSHIYSSYRNFVGPPHFKTICRLLGYQGIAVVMEELLKIVKSLLQGTILQYVKTLIEVMPKICRLPRHEYGSPGILEFFHHQLKDIIEYAELKTDVFQSLREVGNAILFCLLIEQALSQEEVCDLLHAAPFQNILPRVYIKEGERLEVRMKRLEAKYAPLHLVPLIERLGTPQQIAIAREGDLLTKERLCCGLSMFEVILTRIRSFLQDGVWRGPPPTNGVMHVDECMEFHRLWSAMQFVYCIPVGTHEFTAEQCFGDGLNWAGCAVIVLLGQQRRFDLFDFCYHLLKVQRQDGKDEIIKNVPLKKMADRIRKYQILNNEIFAILNKYMKAVETDSSTVEHVRCFQPPIHQSLATTC
- the cyfip2 gene encoding cytoplasmic FMR1-interacting protein 2 isoform X2, whose protein sequence is MTTHVTLEDALSNVDLLEELPLPDQQPCIEPPPSSIMYQANFDTNFEDRNAFVTGIARYIEQATVHSSMNEMLEEGHEYAVMLYTWRSCSRAIPQVKCNEQPNRVEIYEKTVEVLEPEVTKLMKFMYFQRKAIERFCSEVKRLCHAERRKDFVSEAYLLTLGKFINMFAVLDELKNMKCSVKNDHSAYKRAAQFLRKMADPQSIQESQNLSMFLANHNRITQCLHQQLEVIPGYEELLADIVNICVDYYENKMYLTPSEKHMLLKVMGFGLYLMDGNVSNIYKLDAKKRINLSKIDKFFKLQVVPLFGDMQIELSRYIETSAHYEENKSKWTCTQSSISPQYNLCEQMVQIREDHIRFISELARYSNSEVVTGSGLDSQKSDEEYRELFDLSLRGLQLLSKWSTHVMEVYSWKLVHPTDKFCNKDCPGTAEEYERATRYNYTSEEKFALVEVIAMIKGLQVLMGRMESVFNQAIRNTIYAALQDFAQMTLREPLRQAVRKKKNVLISVLQAIRKTVCDWEGAREPPNDPCLRGEKDPKGGFDIKVPRRAVGPSSTQLYMVRTMLESLIADKSGSKKTLRSSLDGPIVVAIEDFHKQSFFFTHLLNFSEALQQCCDLSQLWFREFFLELTMGRRIQFPIEMSMPWILTDHILETKEPSMMEYVLYPLDLYNDSGYYALTKFKKQFLYDEIEAEVNLCFDQFVYKLADQIFAYYKAMAGSVLLDKRFRAECKNYGVIIPYPPSNRYETLLKQRHVQLLGRSIDLNRLITQRISAAMYKSLDHAISRFESEDLTSIVELEWLLEINRLTHRLLSKHMTLDSFDAMFREANHNVSAPYGRITLHVFWELNFDFLPNYCYNGSTNRFVRTAIPFTQEPQRDKPANVQPYYLYGSKPLNIAYSHIYSSYRNFVGPPHFKTICRLLGYQGIAVVMEELLKIVKSLLQGTILQYVKTLIEVMPKICRLPRHEYGSPGILEFFHHQLKDIIEYAELKTDVFQSLREVGNAILFCLLIEQALVVRT